From a region of the Apibacter sp. B3706 genome:
- the sucD gene encoding succinate--CoA ligase subunit alpha — protein sequence MSVLVDKNSKVIVQGFTGKEGSFHAEQMIEYGTQVVGGVTPGKGGTTHLDRPVFNTVKDAIDQTGANTSIIFVPPAFASDSIMEAAQAGIKVIICITEGIPVEDMVQVKNYLKSYDCTLIGPNCPGIISAEEAKVGIMPGFIFKKGKVGIVSKSGTLTYEAADQVVKAGYGISTAIGIGGDPIVGTSIKDALQLLIEDKDTECIVMIGEIGGQLEVDAALWYKSNNITKPIVGFIAGITAPKGRTMGHAGAIVGGENDTAQSKMKIMAECGIHVVNSPADIGKTVGKIFV from the coding sequence ATGTCTGTTTTGGTTGATAAAAATTCCAAAGTAATTGTTCAAGGATTTACAGGTAAAGAAGGTTCTTTTCATGCAGAACAAATGATTGAATACGGAACCCAAGTGGTTGGAGGAGTAACTCCGGGAAAAGGAGGAACTACCCATTTGGATAGACCTGTTTTCAATACAGTTAAGGATGCTATCGACCAGACAGGGGCTAATACCTCCATCATATTTGTTCCCCCTGCGTTTGCTTCAGATTCGATAATGGAAGCAGCACAAGCCGGAATAAAAGTTATTATATGCATTACAGAAGGTATTCCCGTTGAAGACATGGTTCAAGTTAAAAATTATCTTAAATCATACGATTGCACATTAATAGGCCCTAATTGTCCGGGAATTATATCAGCGGAAGAGGCAAAAGTTGGAATCATGCCCGGTTTTATTTTTAAAAAAGGAAAAGTCGGTATAGTTTCTAAATCAGGTACGCTAACCTATGAAGCTGCTGACCAAGTGGTTAAAGCCGGGTATGGGATTTCAACCGCAATTGGAATTGGTGGAGATCCTATCGTAGGAACATCTATTAAAGATGCCTTGCAACTACTTATCGAAGATAAAGATACAGAATGTATAGTTATGATAGGGGAAATTGGAGGTCAACTGGAAGTAGATGCGGCATTATGGTATAAATCAAATAATATAACCAAGCCTATTGTCGGATTTATTGCAGGAATTACTGCTCCTAAAGGAAGAACTATGGGTCATGCCGGGGCTATTGTTGGAGGAGAAAATGATACAGCACAATCAAAAATGAAAATTATGGCTGAATGCGGTATCCACGTTGTCAACTCTCCTGCAGATATAGGAAAAACGGTAGGCAAAATATTCGTTTAG
- a CDS encoding porin family protein → MRKSVLLLLLIPILSYSQVRFGVRGTLQNTSVSNIHKESSSRNAASFGVLAQIQLDYYNRFFIQPEISYSMQGEKDKINLSGNQTKAKFFQNYINIPIYFRAYLSESENEFFAEVGPQLGILISQKDKDLEKKRYGSNPKNLDTSISVGLGYSIVRKSEIFVRYNYGFMDIYDKFYQKQNTSVIALGFAYIFD, encoded by the coding sequence ATGAGAAAAAGCGTTCTTTTATTATTATTAATTCCGATTTTGTCTTATTCGCAAGTAAGATTTGGTGTAAGAGGAACACTTCAAAATACAAGTGTTTCCAATATACATAAAGAATCCAGCAGTAGAAATGCAGCATCTTTCGGTGTTTTAGCCCAAATTCAATTAGACTATTATAATCGGTTTTTCATACAGCCTGAGATATCATATTCCATGCAAGGGGAAAAAGATAAGATTAATCTGTCAGGAAATCAAACGAAGGCTAAATTTTTTCAAAATTATATAAACATACCGATTTATTTTAGGGCATATTTATCAGAATCCGAAAACGAATTTTTTGCAGAAGTTGGTCCTCAATTAGGAATATTAATATCCCAAAAAGATAAAGACTTAGAAAAAAAGCGATACGGATCCAACCCTAAGAATCTTGATACATCCATATCAGTAGGTTTAGGATATAGTATTGTTAGAAAATCAGAAATTTTCGTTCGTTATAATTACGGTTTTATGGATATTTATGATAAATTTTACCAAAAACAAAATACATCAGTAATTGCTTTAGGTTTTGCCTATATTTTTGATTAA
- a CDS encoding DUF2795 domain-containing protein, which produces MYWTLELASYLSDAPWPATKDELIDYAIRTGAPLEVVENLQAIEDEGEIYDSIEEIWADYPTDDDFLWNEDEY; this is translated from the coding sequence ATGTATTGGACCTTAGAATTAGCGTCTTATTTAAGTGATGCGCCGTGGCCCGCCACAAAAGATGAATTAATTGATTATGCCATCAGAACCGGCGCCCCTTTGGAAGTAGTTGAAAATCTACAGGCAATTGAAGATGAGGGCGAGATTTACGATAGCATTGAAGAAATATGGGCGGATTATCCGACTGATGATGATTTCCTCT
- a CDS encoding UDP-3-O-(3-hydroxymyristoyl)glucosamine N-acyltransferase translates to MKFPKSFTLKNIASIIGCEYIGKDDFPIYGTNEIHRVKEGEIVFVDHPKYYDKALRSEASVILINKKVECPKNKALLLSDDPFRDFNKINDYFVKFTPQNKLISDDVQIGTNTVIQPGVYIGKHVKIGNDCVIFPNVTIHDYTEIGNNVVIQSGTVLGGDGFYYKNRGSYYDRLKSVGNVIIEDNVEIGSNCTIDRGVTASTIIGEGSKLDNLIQVGHDTIIGRKCLIASQVGIAGCCNIQDEVSIWGQAGFASSLTVGEKAVILAQSGVSKNLEAGKTYFGYPAEEAKKKLKEMATLKRLAK, encoded by the coding sequence ATGAAATTTCCAAAATCATTTACACTAAAAAACATTGCATCAATTATAGGATGTGAATATATTGGAAAAGATGACTTTCCAATTTATGGAACTAACGAAATTCACCGCGTAAAAGAAGGAGAAATAGTTTTTGTAGACCATCCCAAATATTATGACAAAGCATTACGCAGCGAAGCAAGTGTAATTTTGATTAATAAAAAGGTTGAATGTCCGAAAAATAAAGCACTCCTTTTATCTGATGATCCTTTCAGAGATTTTAATAAAATCAATGATTATTTTGTAAAATTTACGCCTCAAAATAAGTTAATTTCAGATGACGTTCAAATTGGTACAAACACCGTTATACAACCGGGAGTTTACATTGGTAAACATGTAAAAATTGGCAATGATTGTGTGATTTTTCCAAATGTTACCATACATGATTATACTGAAATAGGTAATAATGTCGTTATACAATCAGGAACGGTACTTGGAGGTGATGGCTTTTATTATAAAAACCGCGGAAGTTATTATGATCGATTGAAATCCGTAGGTAATGTTATAATAGAAGATAATGTTGAAATTGGTTCGAATTGTACTATCGACCGAGGAGTTACAGCTTCTACCATTATCGGTGAAGGTTCAAAATTGGATAATCTCATACAAGTGGGACATGATACCATTATTGGAAGAAAATGCTTAATAGCATCTCAAGTAGGTATTGCCGGTTGTTGTAATATTCAAGATGAAGTGAGCATATGGGGACAAGCAGGATTTGCCTCTTCACTTACTGTGGGAGAAAAAGCTGTGATATTGGCACAATCGGGAGTTTCTAAAAATTTGGAAGCAGGAAAAACTTATTTTGGTTACCCTGCCGAAGAAGCTAAAAAGAAATTAAAAGAAATGGCTACACTCAAAAGATTAGCCAAATAA
- the efp gene encoding elongation factor P → MAGMGDIKKGLCINFNDDIYKVIEFLHVKPGKGPAFVRTKLKSLTSGKVVDNTFSAGSKIEDVKVITRKYQYLYDDDHGFHFMNNDDFSQIYIDKNLIENAQFMKAGEEVMIILKEEDETPLSAELPASVIMEVIEAEPGVKGNTATNALKNAIIETGAKVLVPLFIEAGEKIKINTDDGSYIERVKD, encoded by the coding sequence ATGGCTGGAATGGGAGATATAAAAAAGGGACTTTGTATCAATTTTAATGATGACATCTATAAAGTAATTGAGTTTTTACATGTTAAACCGGGTAAAGGCCCTGCTTTTGTAAGAACTAAATTAAAATCTTTAACATCAGGAAAAGTTGTTGATAATACCTTTTCAGCAGGTAGTAAAATAGAAGATGTAAAAGTTATTACTCGCAAATATCAATATTTATATGATGACGATCATGGTTTTCATTTCATGAATAACGATGATTTTTCTCAAATTTATATAGATAAAAATTTGATTGAAAATGCTCAATTTATGAAAGCAGGAGAGGAGGTTATGATTATTCTTAAAGAAGAAGATGAAACACCATTGTCAGCAGAATTACCGGCAAGTGTTATCATGGAAGTAATAGAAGCAGAACCCGGCGTTAAAGGAAACACAGCTACCAATGCGCTTAAAAATGCAATCATTGAAACCGGAGCGAAGGTTTTAGTGCCCCTATTTATTGAGGCCGGTGAAAAAATAAAAATTAATACAGATGACGGCTCTTATATCGAAAGAGTAAAAGATTAG